TCAGAATCCTGCTCCTATTCGTAATATCATGAATTTCGTCGGCTATGATGAGGGGTGGGCAACCTATGTAGAGATGTATTCCTACCAAATGTCAGGAATAGATCGAAATCTGGCTGAATTTCTAAAAGCAAACAATGTGGTGATTCTCTGTATGTATGCCCGTGCTGATATCGGTATTCATTACGAGGGATGGACCAAAAAGGATGTAATCACTTATATCACCAATTATATTGGTGATAAGAAAGTGGCTGGAATGATTTATGATACTCTGTTGGAGGAACCAGGTATCTATCTTCCTTATGCTGTAGGATATCTGGAAATTCTGGAATTGAAGCAAAATGCGGAGAACTTCCTGGGTGATGCTTTTGTCACAAAGGATTTTCACCGATTTCTTCTTGATATTGGGCCTGCACAGTTCGGGGTGATCAAGAATTACATGGATGTCTGGATGGGAAAAACACAGTAGGTCAATGGAACTATTGACAGTATATGACAATCATAGTATATATTGTATGTTTTAATTATAATACTACATATGATGAGGAGAGAGTATGAAAGCAATCAAAAAAGTAATCATGGTAATCATCCTGGCTGCTGCAATGCTGGCACCCGTAAGTGTTCCATTTATGGATAACTACGCCATAGCAGAAGCAGCTACTGTCAAAATCAGCAACAAGAAATTAAGCCTCAAGGTTGGTGAAACAAAAGCCTTGAAAATAACAGGAACTACAAAAAAGGTAACCTGGACCTCCAGCAAGAAATCCGTTGCTACAGTATCCAGTAAAGGAAAAGTAACTGCAAAAAGTGCTGGTACAGCAACCATTACAGCCACTGTTAACAAGAAAAAGTATACCTGTAAAGTTACTGTTACTAAGAAACTCGGACCAAACGAGAGGGAGCTTGGAAATCTCACAATTACTATACCGGAAGGCTGGACTTATGAATTTAATCCTATCATGCTCAATCCTTCCATGGCAGATTTGGTACAGTCTCAAATACTGACGCCTCCGAATGCTTCTTATGGTAACGATATTCAAATATATGCTGAAT
The nucleotide sequence above comes from Variimorphobacter saccharofermentans. Encoded proteins:
- a CDS encoding Ig-like domain-containing protein; this translates as MKAIKKVIMVIILAAAMLAPVSVPFMDNYAIAEAATVKISNKKLSLKVGETKALKITGTTKKVTWTSSKKSVATVSSKGKVTAKSAGTATITATVNKKKYTCKVTVTKKLGPNERELGNLTITIPEGWTYEFNPIMLNPSMADLVQSQILTPPNASYGNDIQIYAEYTGKKAPAYADIKGDIARYYTEEELAFSSDIKITNLNVSDFTTNHGTAFRAAYTLTVDGTAYNMVVYEFYIDNYYLKFTVSDTENLNMDATAVTVINSIK